A stretch of DNA from Desulfurella amilsii:
GCAATAAAGCATGTAAATGATTCAGACTACGGGCTTCAAGCAGGCATATACACAAACGATATAAGAAAAATACACTATGCTATAGATAACCTTGATGTAGGCGGTGTAATGATAAATGATACTTCAATATTTAGAGTAGATAATATGCCATATGGCGGCAATAAACTCTCTGGTATTGGCAGAGAAGGTGTGCGCTTTGCAATTGATGAGATGACAAATATAAAGATGGTAATGATAAATTTAGGATAAGTAAAGTGGAATAGATGAGAAGAAATGAATTTGAAGTTACAGATAAGACTAAAATAGAGAAAGTGCTTAATGAGTGTCCATTTTGTACGATTTCGTTCGTTGATTTTAACAATGAGCCATATGCAGCAACCGTGAATTTTGTTTATTACAGGGAACATATCTATTTTCATAGTGCAAATTATGGAAAGAAAGCTGATATTATCAAAATACGACCTTTGGTTTACTTTACAACATTTAAGGCTTATTCTTCAATTCCTTCATATTTTAAGAGCAAAAATATGGCTTGCTTTGCTGGACAACTCTTTGCTTCTGTTCATATAAAAGGAACAGTTAAAACAATACAAGATAACGATTTTAAATCAGAAATACTTATAGCTTTTATGAATAAATTCCAGCCAGAAGGTGGGTTTGAGCTTATTTATCCAGACAATGATTTGTATCAAGAAATGTTCAAAAAGGTTTCGGTATTAGAGATTGATATGATTGATATTAGTGCAAAATTCAGGTTCAATCAACATGAACCATACGAAGCCAAATTAAGTCTGTTGAAAAATTTAGAAAAAAGAGGAAAAGCAATAGATATTGAAACAGTCAAATTTATTCGGGAAAATAATTTGTATTGATTGGCCAAACAAAAATTTTAAAAGTTTTTAATAAGGAGGAAACAATAATGGCTTTTAAAAATGATGTATCATGGTCTAGCTCCTACACCCAGCTCTTAGACCAAAGCGGTATTAAAGAGTCCTATCTTTCATACTTCAGTGATGACTACAAGCTAAACATTGAGCCACAAGAAGCATTAATTGATACACAGGCAATTTTGGATGTAATCGCAAACCAAAAAAAGCAGGTAAGGTTTTTTAAGCAAAACGAAGAGATATTTTTTAAGGTTTACGCATTCTGCAAAATACCATTATACGAAGTACTGCCCATATTAAAGAACTTAGGCTTAAATGCACTCTATGAAGATTTCTTTGAACTAAACATTAAAGATAAAACGGTGCTTATCCAAAGGTACAACATAGAAAAGAGCTTTGAGTTTGATATTGAAAAAAACGCCCATCTTGTAGAAGAAAACTTTCTTGCAGTAATTGATAAAGTTGTAGAAAACGATGAGCTAAACTCACTTACTACAAAAGAGCTGCTTGACTATAAACAAATAGACTTGCTCAGAACCCTTGGCAACTATCTAATGCAGGTAGACTTTAGCGTCAAAAGAATCTCAATGCTTGGCTCACTTGTGAAGTACTCACACCTATCAAAACTCTTTATTGAAGCATTTGACCAGAAGTTTAACCCAACCATACAACAGCGCAACACAAAAGAAGTATTTGATAGGGTCTCAAAAGAGTTGGAAACAATAAACAACATACAAGACTATAAAATATTGAGCTCTATATTTAACATAATTGATTCAGCAATAAGGACAAACTTCTACAAACAAAAAACCTACCATTACATCTCGCTAAAAATAGACTCTTCTAAAATCTCAAAGATGCCTCTTCCAAGGCCGATGTATGAGATATACGTCCACTCTTTTTTAATGGAAGGCTGTCACTTAAGAGGGGGCAAAGTAGCAAGGGGCGGTATCAGGTGGAGCGACAGAAAAGACGACTTCAGGCTAGAAATCCTAGAGCTTATGAAAACGCAAATGGTAAAAAATGCGGTAATTGTGCCTGTAGGCTCAAAGGGCGGGTTTATCATAAAAAACACAAATGGCCAAGATATTCAAGAAAAAGCTATTGAGTCCTAC
This window harbors:
- a CDS encoding pyridoxamine 5'-phosphate oxidase family protein, whose translation is MRRNEFEVTDKTKIEKVLNECPFCTISFVDFNNEPYAATVNFVYYREHIYFHSANYGKKADIIKIRPLVYFTTFKAYSSIPSYFKSKNMACFAGQLFASVHIKGTVKTIQDNDFKSEILIAFMNKFQPEGGFELIYPDNDLYQEMFKKVSVLEIDMIDISAKFRFNQHEPYEAKLSLLKNLEKRGKAIDIETVKFIRENNLY